Proteins encoded in a region of the Acidobacteriota bacterium genome:
- a CDS encoding peptidase S10, whose amino-acid sequence MPNRNFLARAVGLALGAALVAWLPAAAQGRQRTPEADSTSSPFMFETAATDPPPVVTHHTITMDGKVLHYTATVGKLPVPDDAGKIEGHLFYIAYTLDNPDPAHPRPVTFSYNGGPGADSVWVDIGGFGPRRAALGDDAQISPPPYTMVDNHQTWLDASDLVFIDAMGTGYSRATSLANLKKAASVSGDLQAFSEFIRLWLYDNNRLNSPVILAGESYGTFRSAGLAGTLLQHHIAASGVVLLSSVLNLMTLSPSMSNDRPYWLALPTLTAIAWYHKKLPADLEKEPLPQVVTAAEQWASTKYEHYLDEGDTLQGAERQQALSEMARFTGLPAEFLNANNLRIGTSQFDTRLLQEQGLVVGRYDGEMTEPVRTPGSPFQMGDPSSNINTPYDHEFINYLRNELDYKTTLEYGDRNAGGAGNPGWNYELGRDWFGTADVTPLLARAFEQVPSMRLMLCEGYFDQATPMFEATNSMKHLFITPAEQSHISIEHYGAGHMLYTHRASRVKLHQDFVNFVHSLPGEH is encoded by the coding sequence ATGCCCAATCGCAATTTTCTTGCCCGTGCCGTGGGCCTGGCCCTGGGCGCGGCCCTCGTGGCCTGGCTGCCCGCCGCCGCCCAGGGCCGGCAGCGCACTCCCGAGGCCGACTCGACTTCGTCGCCTTTTATGTTTGAGACCGCGGCTACCGATCCGCCGCCGGTCGTCACCCACCACACCATTACCATGGACGGCAAAGTTCTGCATTACACCGCCACCGTGGGCAAGCTTCCCGTCCCCGACGACGCCGGCAAAATCGAAGGCCATCTCTTCTACATTGCCTACACCCTCGACAACCCCGACCCCGCTCATCCCCGCCCCGTCACCTTCAGCTACAACGGCGGCCCCGGCGCCGACTCCGTCTGGGTCGACATCGGCGGCTTCGGCCCCCGCCGCGCAGCCCTGGGCGACGACGCCCAAATCTCCCCGCCGCCCTACACCATGGTCGATAACCATCAGACCTGGCTCGACGCCAGCGACCTGGTCTTTATCGACGCCATGGGCACCGGCTACAGCCGCGCCACCTCCCTCGCCAATCTGAAAAAAGCCGCCAGCGTCAGTGGCGACCTGCAGGCCTTCAGCGAGTTCATCCGCCTCTGGCTGTACGACAACAACCGCCTCAACTCGCCCGTGATTCTCGCCGGTGAAAGCTACGGCACCTTCCGCTCTGCCGGTCTCGCCGGAACGCTCTTGCAGCATCACATCGCGGCCAGCGGCGTGGTGCTGCTCTCGAGCGTCCTCAACCTGATGACCCTGTCGCCCTCGATGAGCAACGACCGCCCCTATTGGCTGGCGCTGCCGACGCTGACCGCCATCGCCTGGTATCACAAGAAGCTCCCCGCCGATCTGGAAAAAGAACCGCTCCCGCAGGTCGTCACCGCCGCCGAGCAGTGGGCCAGCACAAAGTACGAACACTATCTGGATGAGGGCGATACCCTGCAGGGCGCTGAGCGCCAGCAGGCTCTCAGCGAAATGGCTCGCTTTACCGGCCTGCCGGCGGAATTCTTGAACGCCAACAACCTGCGCATCGGCACCAGCCAGTTCGATACCCGGCTGCTGCAAGAGCAGGGGCTGGTGGTTGGCCGCTATGACGGCGAAATGACTGAACCCGTCCGCACTCCGGGCTCGCCCTTCCAGATGGGCGACCCCAGCAGCAATATCAATACGCCCTACGATCACGAATTCATCAACTACCTGCGCAACGAGCTCGACTACAAAACCACGCTCGAGTACGGCGACCGCAACGCCGGCGGCGCCGGCAATCCCGGCTGGAACTATGAGCTCGGCCGCGACTGGTTCGGCACCGCCGATGTCACCCCGTTGCTGGCCCGGGCCTTCGAGCAGGTTCCTTCCATGCGCTTAATGCTCTGCGAAGGCTACTTCGATCAGGCCACGCCCATGTTCGAAGCCACCAACAGCATGAAACACCTGTTCATCACCCCCGCCGAGCAGAGCCACATCTCCATCGAGCACTACGGCGCCGGCCACATGCTCTACACCCACCGCGCCTCCCGCGTGAAGCTGCACCAGGACTTCGTGAACTTCGTCCACTCCCTCCCCGGCGAGCACTAG
- a CDS encoding serine protease, translated as MRGTRGTWLRALTLALAVTLAAVVVWTRSESFGPGPRLLRKLGADVVRVQAMDGSGSLLDQGSGVRLRGGWIATNYHVVEGSASVRVLGLGEASPARVARCNEADDLCLLRVQSTEKEGPSGVRLAGPTTPGETVYALGAPEGIPSVISQGLLSGLREVKGSPRLVTSAPLSAGSSGGGLFDAGGRLVGITTAQVANGQDLNLAVPASQVAALVAQRRLARSAPVRRRNVCITDLGTTAAVSTFREALIDGLVGSGIGVDQDCDRSSAELTGEVEAWTPAAGRLSMSYGLHLADSSGHVIRAWRGHGQGLAHRLPGALAAGLLPRLREALASPGSVRNR; from the coding sequence GTGAGGGGTACTCGAGGCACATGGCTGCGTGCGCTGACGCTGGCGTTAGCCGTAACCCTCGCGGCGGTAGTGGTCTGGACTCGGAGTGAGTCGTTCGGTCCGGGACCGCGGCTGCTGCGGAAGCTGGGAGCCGATGTGGTACGGGTGCAGGCGATGGACGGCTCCGGATCGCTGCTGGATCAGGGCAGCGGGGTACGTTTGCGCGGCGGCTGGATCGCAACAAACTACCATGTCGTCGAAGGGTCTGCCTCTGTGCGCGTACTGGGACTGGGTGAGGCTTCGCCTGCCCGGGTGGCGCGGTGCAATGAGGCTGACGACCTTTGCTTACTTCGGGTGCAATCGACGGAGAAGGAGGGGCCGTCCGGGGTGCGCCTGGCGGGCCCGACTACGCCGGGGGAAACAGTGTACGCGCTGGGGGCGCCGGAGGGGATCCCCTCGGTGATCTCGCAGGGCCTGCTTTCGGGCCTGCGCGAAGTAAAGGGTAGTCCACGCTTGGTTACCAGCGCGCCACTGTCGGCCGGGAGCAGCGGTGGCGGGTTATTCGATGCCGGGGGCCGGCTGGTGGGCATTACTACGGCACAAGTCGCGAATGGCCAGGATTTGAATCTCGCAGTTCCCGCAAGTCAGGTGGCAGCGCTGGTTGCACAACGACGGTTGGCCAGGTCCGCACCGGTTCGGAGGCGGAATGTTTGTATCACCGATCTTGGTACTACGGCCGCAGTGAGTACGTTTCGGGAAGCCTTGATTGACGGCCTTGTCGGTTCGGGAATCGGAGTGGACCAAGACTGCGATCGTTCGAGCGCAGAGCTGACTGGCGAAGTGGAGGCCTGGACACCAGCCGCCGGCCGGCTGTCTATGAGCTACGGTCTGCACTTGGCGGATAGCTCCGGCCACGTTATCCGGGCTTGGCGCGGACACGGCCAGGGCTTGGCGCACCGGCTTCCCGGCGCTCTGGCGGCGGGGCTG
- a CDS encoding PIN domain-containing protein — protein sequence MIVADASALVEFIWGRPSAVTLAGRFQDLLGGVHVPHLTDVEVASSLRQYATSPAGAAAASDALGRYRALRLWRHRHEPLLARVWELRYNLSAYDAIYVALAERLDAPLFTCDRRLARAPGHAARIELLAPPAM from the coding sequence TTGATCGTTGCCGACGCCTCGGCTCTGGTGGAGTTTATCTGGGGGCGTCCCTCCGCTGTCACCCTCGCCGGTAGATTCCAAGATCTCCTGGGTGGAGTGCACGTGCCCCACCTGACGGACGTAGAGGTCGCCAGTTCCCTGCGGCAGTACGCCACTTCGCCGGCCGGCGCCGCGGCCGCATCGGACGCGCTTGGCCGTTATCGCGCCTTGCGCCTATGGCGCCATCGCCACGAGCCTCTGCTTGCACGCGTTTGGGAACTGCGCTACAACCTAAGCGCCTACGACGCCATCTACGTCGCGCTGGCCGAACGGCTCGATGCGCCCCTGTTCACCTGCGACCGCCGCCTCGCCCGTGCCCCCGGCCACGCGGCGCGCATCGAGCTTCTCGCGCCTCCGGCGATGTAG
- a CDS encoding cytochrome c codes for MKPIASPVVGERRRAGKLKVVIAYLLGIATLPVLAYLVAYSGHFPVATNSHPLPLEVSLADRALHYASVDGAPAVVPVKVSDAGLTSSAQLYATECAFCHGLPGQAVPHAATGMFPPPPQFFTKVDDDPTGVIYWRIKNGIRLTGMPAFRPTLSDDQIWSLALLLQRAKRLPAPAQAELHPNH; via the coding sequence ATGAAGCCGATTGCAAGCCCAGTTGTGGGCGAACGCCGCAGAGCGGGAAAACTCAAGGTGGTGATCGCGTATCTTCTGGGCATCGCTACCCTGCCGGTGCTGGCGTATCTGGTGGCCTACAGTGGTCATTTCCCGGTGGCGACGAACTCGCATCCGCTGCCGCTGGAGGTGAGCCTGGCGGACCGGGCGCTGCATTACGCCTCGGTCGATGGGGCACCGGCGGTGGTTCCGGTGAAAGTCAGCGATGCGGGGCTTACGTCCTCCGCCCAACTGTATGCCACCGAGTGCGCGTTCTGCCACGGCCTGCCGGGACAGGCCGTGCCCCATGCCGCCACGGGCATGTTCCCGCCGCCGCCGCAGTTTTTCACGAAGGTCGACGATGACCCGACCGGCGTGATCTACTGGCGGATCAAGAATGGCATCCGGTTGACGGGCATGCCTGCTTTCCGGCCCACGCTCAGCGATGACCAAATCTGGTCGCTGGCGCTGCTGCTGCAACGGGCCAAGCGGCTGCCGGCGCCGGCGCAGGCGGAGTTGCACCCCAACCACTAG
- a CDS encoding efflux RND transporter permease subunit translates to MDLHRAEPAAAGARSYVKRFSRPVIFLIVVLSLVGIFEALKLPIAVFPHTSFPRIVVGVDNGVMPIDQMMVTITRPLEEAVNSVPGLVKVTSITSRGSAEIDLYFNWNVDMVTTLQLVNAAMAQAQSSVPPTAQITSHRLMFSSFPIIGYSLTSKTVPQTELWTLATYDLKPQLNRLPGVSTVLVQGGQVPEFQITPDPAKLEATGITVQDLLSAVESTNLVSSPGLLARNHQLFLGLVNGQVTDPAQIAHIVVKSTATGVPVRVGDVASVHPSTQPKYTLVDADGVPAVLLYVNRQLKSNTLAVADEVHAKIAELQRELPPGIQVQPFYDQSTIVSESIGSVRDAILLGLILASIVMVLFLRDWGTSLVAGLVIPSTILITFIVMAVLHQSFNIMSLGGLAAAVGLVIDDAIVMVETIVLHRDAGKGRLEAIHAAIHEIGKPLVFSTLTPIAVFLPLISITGVTGVFFRALAITVGVALLTSLALALTWTPVLSLHLLQNRPPKPMPANFDQMDGVHRVLAAEEASLSGFFLKVVEFYDRWMRRALARPLWLVAFSIVLIAASWFCYNALGTGLLPFMDEGAFTLDYVMPPGSSLAETNRVLVGVDHILHTIPEVAGTSRRTGLQLGLAAVTEANTGDISVDLTQNRSRGIQAIMEEARRRVSRAYPQLDIDFTQTLQDMIGDLTNAPQPVVIKMFNPNGELLNHWAPIVADAISKKRGVVDVLNGIDDAASGPAIVFHVNPAIAAHAGFTAQEVATDAQALLEGVPATTPVITGGRAYTIRVRYPATDRATLQDLRNTVLVSASGHTATLGTLATVTELPSQTEILRENLQREIAVSARLEGIDLGHGIAEVKQAVASVHLPTGIRVAYGGTYETQQKSFGDLVLVLVLAIVLVFLVLLFEFRDFSAPVGILASAVLSTSGVFFLLWITGTEFNIASFMGLIMVVGIVAKNGILLLDADEQFRRMGLPALEAMVQAGRRRLRPIVMTAAAAVVGMLPLAFALGAGAQMLQPLAISVIGGIVISMVLSLLITPAVDYYLRRAGGGHAPALEPQAVRD, encoded by the coding sequence ATGGATCTGCATCGCGCCGAACCGGCGGCGGCGGGAGCGCGCAGCTACGTCAAGCGCTTCTCGCGGCCGGTGATTTTCCTCATCGTCGTGCTGTCGCTGGTGGGGATCTTCGAGGCACTGAAGCTGCCGATCGCGGTGTTTCCGCATACCAGCTTTCCGCGCATTGTGGTGGGCGTGGACAACGGTGTAATGCCGATCGACCAGATGATGGTGACCATCACGCGGCCGCTGGAGGAAGCGGTGAACAGCGTGCCGGGGCTGGTGAAGGTCACCTCCATTACCAGCCGGGGATCGGCGGAGATCGACCTGTACTTCAACTGGAACGTCGATATGGTGACGACGCTGCAGTTGGTGAACGCCGCTATGGCGCAGGCGCAGTCCTCGGTGCCGCCCACGGCGCAGATCACCTCGCACCGGCTGATGTTCTCGAGCTTCCCGATCATCGGCTACAGCCTGACATCGAAGACCGTGCCGCAGACGGAACTATGGACGCTGGCGACCTACGACCTGAAACCGCAACTCAACCGGCTGCCGGGGGTGTCGACGGTGCTGGTGCAGGGCGGGCAGGTGCCCGAGTTTCAGATCACGCCCGATCCGGCCAAGCTCGAAGCCACCGGCATCACGGTGCAGGACCTGCTGAGTGCGGTTGAGAGCACGAACCTGGTGAGCTCGCCCGGGCTGCTGGCGCGGAACCATCAATTGTTCCTGGGACTGGTGAACGGGCAGGTCACCGACCCAGCGCAGATCGCGCATATCGTGGTCAAGAGCACGGCGACGGGTGTGCCGGTGAGGGTGGGCGACGTGGCCAGCGTCCACCCTTCGACCCAGCCCAAGTACACGCTGGTGGACGCCGATGGGGTGCCGGCGGTGCTGCTCTACGTCAACCGGCAACTCAAAAGCAACACCCTCGCCGTCGCCGACGAGGTGCATGCCAAGATCGCCGAGCTGCAGCGGGAGCTGCCGCCGGGGATTCAGGTGCAGCCGTTCTACGACCAGTCCACCATCGTTTCTGAGTCGATCGGCAGCGTGCGCGATGCGATCCTTCTGGGGCTGATTCTGGCTTCGATTGTAATGGTGCTGTTCCTGCGCGACTGGGGCACGTCGCTGGTGGCGGGGCTGGTGATTCCGTCGACGATTCTGATCACCTTCATTGTGATGGCGGTGCTGCACCAGAGCTTCAACATCATGAGCCTGGGCGGTCTGGCCGCCGCGGTCGGCCTGGTGATTGACGACGCCATCGTGATGGTGGAGACGATCGTGCTGCACCGGGACGCGGGCAAGGGGCGGTTGGAGGCGATCCATGCGGCGATTCACGAGATTGGCAAGCCCCTGGTGTTCTCGACGCTGACGCCGATCGCGGTGTTTCTGCCGCTGATCTCCATAACGGGAGTCACGGGGGTTTTCTTCCGGGCGCTGGCGATCACGGTGGGGGTGGCGCTGCTGACGTCGCTGGCATTGGCGCTGACCTGGACGCCGGTGCTGAGCCTGCACCTGCTGCAGAACCGGCCGCCCAAGCCGATGCCGGCGAACTTCGATCAGATGGACGGGGTGCATCGTGTGCTGGCGGCGGAGGAAGCCTCGCTAAGCGGCTTTTTCCTGAAGGTGGTCGAGTTCTACGACCGCTGGATGCGGCGCGCGCTGGCGCGGCCGCTGTGGCTGGTAGCCTTCAGTATCGTGCTCATCGCCGCGAGCTGGTTCTGCTACAACGCGCTGGGTACGGGGCTACTGCCGTTCATGGACGAAGGCGCCTTCACGCTCGACTACGTGATGCCGCCCGGCAGCTCGCTGGCGGAAACGAACCGCGTGCTGGTGGGGGTGGACCACATTCTGCATACGATTCCGGAAGTAGCAGGCACCTCGCGCCGCACGGGTCTGCAGTTGGGGCTAGCGGCGGTGACGGAGGCCAATACGGGCGACATTTCGGTCGATCTGACGCAAAACCGCTCGCGGGGCATTCAGGCCATCATGGAGGAAGCACGGCGGCGGGTGAGTCGCGCCTATCCACAACTCGACATCGATTTCACCCAGACGCTGCAGGACATGATCGGGGATTTGACCAACGCGCCGCAGCCGGTGGTGATCAAGATGTTCAACCCCAATGGCGAGCTGCTCAACCATTGGGCGCCGATTGTGGCCGATGCCATCTCGAAGAAGCGCGGCGTAGTGGATGTGCTGAATGGTATCGATGATGCCGCCAGCGGGCCGGCCATCGTGTTTCACGTCAATCCAGCCATCGCCGCGCATGCGGGGTTTACGGCGCAGGAAGTGGCGACGGACGCGCAGGCGCTGCTGGAGGGCGTGCCGGCGACCACGCCGGTGATCACCGGCGGCCGAGCGTACACCATCCGGGTGCGCTACCCTGCCACTGACCGGGCGACTTTGCAGGACCTTCGTAACACGGTGCTGGTGAGCGCCTCGGGTCACACGGCTACGCTGGGGACGCTGGCGACGGTGACCGAGCTGCCCAGCCAGACGGAGATTCTGCGCGAAAACCTGCAGCGCGAGATCGCGGTTTCGGCGCGCCTGGAGGGCATCGACCTCGGCCACGGCATTGCCGAGGTGAAGCAGGCGGTCGCGAGCGTGCACTTGCCCACCGGCATTCGCGTAGCTTACGGCGGCACCTACGAGACGCAGCAGAAATCGTTCGGCGATCTGGTGCTGGTGCTGGTGCTGGCGATTGTGCTGGTGTTTCTGGTACTGCTGTTCGAGTTCCGGGACTTTTCGGCGCCGGTAGGCATTCTGGCCTCGGCGGTGCTGTCGACCTCGGGCGTGTTCTTTTTGCTGTGGATTACCGGGACGGAATTCAATATCGCTTCGTTCATGGGACTGATCATGGTGGTGGGCATCGTGGCGAAGAACGGTATTCTGTTGCTCGACGCCGATGAGCAGTTCCGGCGTATGGGGCTGCCGGCGCTGGAAGCGATGGTGCAGGCGGGACGGCGGCGGCTGCGGCCGATCGTGATGACGGCGGCGGCGGCGGTGGTGGGGATGCTGCCGCTGGCTTTCGCGCTGGGCGCGGGCGCGCAGATGCTGCAGCCGCTGGCCATCTCGGTAATTGGCGGCATCGTGATCTCGATGGTGCTGTCGCTGCTGATCACGCCGGCGGTGGACTACTACCTGCGGCGCGCTGGCGGGGGGCACGCGCCGGCGCTGGAGCCACAAGCCGTTCGCGACTAA
- a CDS encoding efflux RND transporter periplasmic adaptor subunit, whose amino-acid sequence MWRWRSLKRLRGRSNLMWRGKAVVLLSLAAVAAALSVACTSASEATAAPSVAVAVTPVARMPIQQWVRTQAVLYPLQQAIITPKISAPVAHFYVQRGDTVHAGELLAQLENSDLKAGNEDAQAQLQAAQANYQTAVAGAIPAALKKAQLDVTAAEQAQANAQTIYESRKQLFAQGALPKRTLDQAKVNLTDAQNATALAQQHLQALERGGHSAALREAAATLAGAQARAAAAAAQLSFSEIRSPMDGVVTDRPVYEGELATTSSPLMTIMNLAQVVARAHLPADQAALLRPGAKATLTGPAGKTFPAKVTIVSAATDIGSTTVQVWAQAANRGDALRPGTTVTVAMLARTIPDALVIPASALLTDTSGATTVMVVGADHHAHSRAVTVGVREPDAIQILKGLRAGEPVVSVGAYALADDTPVTVTPVKSPQP is encoded by the coding sequence ATGTGGCGCTGGCGCAGCTTAAAACGCTTACGGGGCCGTTCTAACCTTATGTGGAGAGGCAAAGCAGTGGTATTGCTCTCGCTGGCGGCGGTGGCCGCGGCGCTCAGCGTGGCCTGTACTTCGGCTTCGGAGGCGACGGCTGCACCCAGCGTCGCCGTGGCAGTGACGCCGGTCGCGCGCATGCCGATTCAGCAGTGGGTACGCACGCAGGCGGTGCTGTATCCCTTGCAGCAAGCCATCATCACGCCGAAGATCAGCGCGCCGGTGGCGCATTTTTACGTGCAGCGGGGCGATACCGTGCATGCCGGGGAGCTGCTGGCGCAACTGGAAAACAGTGACCTCAAGGCGGGCAACGAAGACGCCCAGGCGCAACTGCAGGCGGCGCAGGCGAACTACCAGACGGCAGTGGCGGGGGCGATTCCGGCGGCACTGAAGAAAGCGCAGCTCGATGTCACCGCAGCGGAGCAGGCACAGGCGAACGCGCAGACGATTTACGAGAGCCGGAAGCAACTGTTCGCGCAAGGGGCGTTGCCGAAGCGGACGCTGGATCAGGCCAAAGTGAATCTGACCGACGCACAAAACGCGACCGCGCTGGCACAACAGCATCTGCAGGCACTGGAGCGCGGCGGCCACAGCGCGGCGCTGCGGGAGGCAGCGGCGACGCTGGCGGGCGCCCAGGCGCGGGCGGCGGCGGCGGCGGCGCAGTTGAGCTTTTCGGAGATCCGGAGTCCGATGGATGGGGTGGTGACGGACCGTCCGGTGTACGAGGGGGAGCTGGCGACGACGTCCAGCCCGCTGATGACGATCATGAATCTGGCGCAGGTGGTGGCGCGCGCGCATCTGCCGGCGGATCAGGCGGCGCTGCTGCGGCCGGGCGCCAAGGCGACGTTGACGGGGCCGGCGGGCAAGACGTTCCCCGCGAAGGTGACCATCGTCAGCGCGGCGACTGATATCGGCAGCACGACGGTGCAGGTGTGGGCGCAGGCGGCCAATCGCGGCGACGCGCTGCGGCCGGGTACGACGGTGACGGTGGCGATGCTGGCGCGGACGATTCCGGACGCGCTAGTCATCCCGGCGAGCGCGCTGCTCACCGACACGTCCGGCGCCACGACGGTCATGGTGGTGGGAGCGGACCATCATGCGCACTCGCGTGCCGTAACGGTGGGCGTGCGCGAACCGGATGCCATTCAAATTCTTAAGGGCCTGCGCGCGGGCGAGCCGGTGGTGAGCGTGGGCGCCTACGCGCTGGCTGATGACACGCCGGTGACCGTCACGCCGGTGAAGAGTCCGCAGCCGTGA
- a CDS encoding TolC family protein, with protein MRIRILGLSAAVLVLAAGAQAPPARQLTLPQALRMARANSATFEAAVATEAIAKAGTTVARAGLLPSANFLGSYLYTQGNRYIANNAVHEYLSQGDVHEALSFGSLATVSKAQAAEAFAAAQAQIAGRGLDATVTADYYMLVAAGHGLTTAQLALADAQKYLHISQELENGGEVAHSDVIKADLQVEQRQRDLRQAQLAQQQARLQLAVLLFPNFEENFTLVDDLATTPALPALARIQALARNHNPILAAAQATLQEARQDVVIARAGLLPALTLDYTYGIDAAQFAVRNELGLPNLGSSATASLSIPIFDWGARHAQLRQSHLLQQEAAAQLGFTRRQLEGQLLSFYAEAQAAEGELATLARSRQLAAESLRLSALRYKDGEATIVELVDAETANTAARDAYDTGLVRYHVALAQLKTLTGPF; from the coding sequence ATGCGCATTCGGATCTTAGGTTTATCCGCGGCCGTGCTGGTGTTGGCGGCGGGCGCGCAGGCGCCGCCAGCGCGGCAGCTCACGCTGCCCCAGGCGCTGCGGATGGCGCGCGCCAACAGCGCCACATTCGAGGCCGCGGTGGCGACGGAGGCGATCGCCAAGGCGGGGACGACGGTGGCGCGCGCAGGACTGCTGCCGTCGGCGAATTTCCTGGGCAGCTATCTCTACACGCAGGGGAACCGTTATATCGCCAACAACGCGGTGCACGAATACCTGAGTCAGGGCGATGTGCATGAAGCGCTGAGCTTCGGCTCGCTGGCCACGGTCAGCAAGGCGCAGGCGGCGGAAGCGTTCGCGGCGGCGCAGGCACAAATTGCCGGGCGCGGCCTGGATGCCACGGTCACGGCGGATTATTACATGCTGGTTGCGGCCGGACATGGTCTGACGACGGCGCAGTTGGCGCTGGCGGACGCGCAAAAGTATCTGCACATCAGCCAGGAACTGGAAAACGGCGGCGAAGTGGCGCACTCGGACGTGATCAAGGCCGACTTGCAGGTAGAGCAGCGGCAGCGCGATTTGCGGCAGGCGCAGTTGGCGCAGCAGCAGGCGCGGCTGCAGTTGGCGGTGCTGCTGTTTCCGAACTTCGAGGAGAATTTCACGCTGGTGGATGACCTGGCGACGACGCCGGCGCTGCCAGCGCTGGCGCGCATTCAGGCATTGGCGCGGAATCACAACCCCATTCTGGCGGCGGCGCAGGCCACGCTGCAGGAGGCGCGGCAGGACGTGGTGATTGCCCGGGCGGGCCTGCTGCCGGCGCTTACCCTCGACTACACCTACGGCATCGACGCCGCGCAGTTTGCGGTACGCAATGAGCTGGGGCTGCCGAATCTGGGCTCATCGGCGACGGCCTCACTCAGCATCCCGATTTTCGATTGGGGCGCGCGGCATGCGCAACTGCGGCAGTCGCACCTGCTGCAGCAGGAGGCGGCGGCGCAGCTCGGCTTTACGCGCCGGCAACTGGAAGGGCAACTGCTGAGTTTTTACGCGGAAGCACAGGCGGCCGAGGGCGAGCTGGCGACGCTGGCGCGCTCGCGGCAATTGGCCGCGGAAAGCCTGCGGCTTTCCGCGCTGCGCTACAAGGATGGCGAAGCCACCATCGTCGAACTGGTGGACGCCGAAACTGCCAACACGGCTGCGCGCGACGCCTACGACACCGGCCTGGTCCGCTATCATGTGGCGCTGGCGCAGCTTAAAACGCTTACGGGGCCGTTCTAA